The sequence ATACGCTTTTTGTGCGCAATAGAGGCAACGTGTGCTTTCATAAAGAGCTTGCTGCTCATCAAGTCCAATATAAATCTCGACAAAATGCTGAATACGTTGTTGAGCAGAAACTTTCTGCGCCCCTTTTCGCAGCGGCTTATTTAATATCTGTTTACGCTGCGGCTGTTTTTCGAACTGGCGAAAATCTCTGCTATCTATCGTCCTTTGTTGTCTCTCTTGGCGCAAAGTTAACAACGTCTGCTCATCAACAATCCTTAATGCTTGCGTGGGACAATGTGTCACACAAGCTGGCTGGCCTGTATTTATTGTCTGACACATATCACATTTTTGCGCCAGGACGATATCTGAATCCACTGCCAGTACCATATCAATAGCGCCGAACGGGCAGGCTATAATGCAACTTTTACAACCGATACAGCGAGTTTGATCAAGCTGAACGGTTGCGTTAACAAAAGATAATGCATTCACCGGACAACTGGTAATACAAGGTGCGTTATTACAATGACGGCAGGTTACCGCAATACTGTTTTTTGCCTCGTTCAATACTCTGATACGCGGGACAAATTCACGTGTGCTCCGTGGCCAACATTGATGATTATGAGCAACCACACAGGCAATTTCACAAACATGACAACCGATGCATTCACTTGGATCAGCAATAATCATTTTATTCATTCGCTCTCCTAGCTGGTAAGCTCAGGTATATTGTTCCAATAAGGATGCAATAATTGGGCAAACTTTTTTAATAATTTATGCTTAACTTAGAATTTTGCGATTTACATCAAAAAGTTGCCTTTATCATGTTTAGCACTCTTCATTTTTTTGTCATAAAGTATTCTCACTTTGAGAATCACGTATCACAGTGAAACAAGAAAATATCGCTTTTCGACTAGTAAAAGCCAGATAAAAGTAAATTTTGCCGCTGATCCAAATAATATCGCTCACAGCTTTAACACTAAGTTGAAAACAAATAGTCGTAATCAGCCACTTTTCTTATATTCTCAAGATGAGAATTAGCCTCAAGTATAAAATATGATTATCTGGTCCGTTTTTAACAATACTTTGCCATTCCCCAGCCTAGCCACCAACAAAACGTGACTTAATTCACGAATGACACCAACACTTTTACCTCTTTATTCATATTGGCATGGGTTACGCATAGTTATTGATATTTGCTGAAATGCTGATTGGATCAATTTAGATTAGTTTGTATGCCAAATACTGTTCTAATATGCACATTAACTGTTCTTTCCAAACACCGATCAGCCCGGTTAACGAAGTACTCACCAACAGGAGTGATGTAACTTTATGAAAGGATCTGTTCTCTCCAAGCACCAATCAGCCCCAGTTAACGAAGTCCTGCCCATTGGGCAAATGATACTTTACGGGCTGCAACATGTCTTAGTGATGTATGCAGGCGCAGTCGCCGTTCCATTAGTTATCGGTAATGCTGTTGGCTTACCCGTTGAGCAAATTATTCTATTAATTAGTACTGATCTGTTTATCTGTGGTATAGCGACCATTGCCCAATCCTTCGGCTTTGGCTCATGGATTGGCTGTCGCTTGCCATTAGTGCAAGGCTGCACATTTGCCGCACTGGTTCCCATGATACTAATCGGTAAACAGTATGGCATTAGCGGCATTTCCGGCGCCGTAATTATCGCGGGATTATTCACGCTGATATGCTCACCCTGGATATGCCATCTTGTGCGCTTTTTCCCTAAAGTTGTCATGGGTTCGATTGTAACACTGATTGGACTTTCACTGATGCCGGTAGCAGGCAATTGGATTATTAGCGGCAATAATGGGGGCATTCTTCCGCTTGTCATGGCGGCACTGACACTCATTATTATTCTTCATATTTATCATTTTATGACTGGAATGATTAAAAATATTGCGGTGCTTCTTGGTTTAATAGGTGGTACGGTTATTTGGAGTTTCTTTCTGCCCCTTGATTTTCATTTCGTTAATTCAACGCCTTGGGTTAATTTTCCCAAAATCATGTGGCTGGCTAAGCCAGAATTTCACATTATTCCAGTCGCATTGTTGTCTATGGTTATGGTGGTAGTGATGATAGAAACCATGTCATCAATGATAATGATTGGTGATATGGTTGACAAAAAGGCCGATGCTACCACTTTACGTAACGGTCTCAACGCCTGCGGTATTGCAACTATGGTAGGAGGGCTGTTTAATCTTTTTCCTTATGCTGCGTTTGCACAAAATGTTGGGTTGATTGGTCTTACTGGTGTGCGTAGCCGCTTCGTGGTCTCTGTATCGGGTGTGCTCCTTATTTTAATGGGCATGTTTGCCAAAATGGCGGCACTGGTTGTGGCAATTCCTAAACCGATATTGGGCGGGGCCGGCGTCATTATGTTTGGTATGGTCGCCGTATCGGGAATTCGCACACTCAGCAGTATTACCTATCGACATAATAATAACGAAATGGTGGTGGCATTAACATTAGGTTTAGGCCTGATGCCTATCATGGTGCCACATTTATTTGAAGGATTTCCTAGCATGATGCAAATGTTCCTTCATAGCGGCATTACCATAGGCACAGTGATCGCTATTTTAGCTAATTTAACGCTCAACAAGGCATCGTCCGCGCCCATAAAAGAAACAGATCCTTCATCACAATATGCTCCGATAAGAGCAATAAAGCGATGGTTATCAATGAAAAAAACCGAGAAGGATCAGGAAAATTAGACAAAAAATGGACAATTTACCAATACATCTACTCATTAACGGATTAATCATTAATATATAAGCCATATCCCCAGATTTGAACCAGTATTGGGTTCGCTGTTTTTACTAGCCTTTGTTATAGGTGACATACTTAAACTGAGGCTAAGTTGTAAGGCCAACTCAATAGCATTATCTGTCAATCTCATAGCAATCAAGACTAACCCCCTGTCTTCCTATGACCTTACCCTCTTGATAAAAATAAAATGGACGCCAGCTTGGTCATTTTCACTGAGTAAGATAATAGTATATTAGGTAGCTTACCCCTCAGTCATTACACCGAAATTTAGCTTCACAAGGCGATAAAGATATTATCTTTGGTATTGCTTGCCATTGATAAGAATACAGTTATTATATTTAACATCAGCAAAAAAACATTTTGTACAGTATACCCACTATCGAGTTATTGGAAGAATAGGGTTGTTTCACTTCTATCAGCAGTGATCATTTGTTCAATTTTTTTATTAGGCTGCATGCTATTGCACTAACTGAAAATACAGCTATCAGTAAGTAAGCTATATTATAGCAAAGTATATTTCTTAATATTAATGAGTTTTTAATTTATTAGTTTAAAATATTTATATTGATTGATATTATCTTTCAAAGAGCTAATTAAATCATGTTTAACTCTATCAATGGGATTTTGATTTAAACTTGTTATCCAAGATAAGGTATCTACAAATAGTCATTTTTAACCACTATTAAATATTATTTTTTGTTTATTTAGTCAAAAATAAATATAATTAACTGTAGCTGCTAAAATTTTAATCAAAATTTTTTATAGTATTAAGATAACAGTTAAATAAATATCTAATCTAGATGGCTTCGAATACTTATATGAATTTAAAAATTTTCTTTTAAATCTTTGCTTATATTTTCAATTAAATGATTTTATTTTTAAATGAGTTAATGTATTCTGTCTTTTTAGTGATAACCAATATCAGATTTAATGAATCAACATAATAAATAACATGATAATCAATTAGTTATAATATGTTTTTTGAAAAATTTTATGGAATAAATACTATATAAGATTATTTCTATCCAATTTAGTTTTATTACCACTTATTGATAAAAAATGTACTGATGATGAAGCCAATTTTCTTCTAAAATCGTTTCCATTTTGTTAAAAAAATATTAAAAATAAATTATTTTGCCTAATAGAGAAGAAAGAAAAAGAAGATCCCCAATTACACTTAATGATAAACTAGCTTGAGTTGCTAAAACTGTTTTATGAATGGAGTTTATGATAAAACTTTTAGGCTGGATTATTAAGAGAAAAATATCCTAATCTGGCTTTAATGATAATTATTAAAATCACAGCTTAAAATAGCATCAACGCTTTGTTTATTTTTAAAGCAAAAGTAATACCGTTGGCAATTAAATTTTAGAAATTCAAATAAAAGAAGGATAAATAACATGGAAAAGTCGATTGAAAAAATCATTTATGCATCAAGGTGGCTACTATTTCCTGTTTATATAGGACTATCATTTGGATTTATTTTACTCACTTTAAAATTTTTTCAGCAGATAATTCATATCATCCCTGAACTTTTTACTATCACTGAATCAGGATTAATATTGACGGTTTTATCACTTGTTGATATTGCACTAGTTGGTGGACTTTTAGTTATGGTGATGTTTTCAGGTTATGAAAACTTTATTTTAAAAAT is a genomic window of Arsenophonus apicola containing:
- a CDS encoding nucleobase:cation symporter-2 family protein produces the protein MKGSVLSKHQSAPVNEVLPIGQMILYGLQHVLVMYAGAVAVPLVIGNAVGLPVEQIILLISTDLFICGIATIAQSFGFGSWIGCRLPLVQGCTFAALVPMILIGKQYGISGISGAVIIAGLFTLICSPWICHLVRFFPKVVMGSIVTLIGLSLMPVAGNWIISGNNGGILPLVMAALTLIIILHIYHFMTGMIKNIAVLLGLIGGTVIWSFFLPLDFHFVNSTPWVNFPKIMWLAKPEFHIIPVALLSMVMVVVMIETMSSMIMIGDMVDKKADATTLRNGLNACGIATMVGGLFNLFPYAAFAQNVGLIGLTGVRSRFVVSVSGVLLILMGMFAKMAALVVAIPKPILGGAGVIMFGMVAVSGIRTLSSITYRHNNNEMVVALTLGLGLMPIMVPHLFEGFPSMMQMFLHSGITIGTVIAILANLTLNKASSAPIKETDPSSQYAPIRAIKRWLSMKKTEKDQEN
- a CDS encoding TIGR00645 family protein, with translation MEKSIEKIIYASRWLLFPVYIGLSFGFILLTLKFFQQIIHIIPELFTITESGLILTVLSLVDIALVGGLLVMVMFSGYENFILKMTVDDKHQKLSWMGKMDVNSIKNKVASSIVAISSVHLLRLFMEAEKVPDNKIMWSVIIHLAFVLSAFGMAYIDRMSKSTKS